Proteins encoded together in one Vanessa cardui chromosome 19, ilVanCard2.1, whole genome shotgun sequence window:
- the LOC124538027 gene encoding gastric triacylglycerol lipase-like: protein MKLLLIVFTLIIYVQCSESRHTGWFPQNLVDVFTNRTSQLTNYVRSKGRSLKQFYVENVRNKITSYLGINNQTSVEDHIDNQARIKRKFKDYVEDAQANDEKIFDAIAPEKLEYTCNDNDPSIHMTTPQLIALHGYTSESHTIVTEDGYILTVHRIPHSRNAKREENPRKTVLLHHGLLGSSADWIIAGPEKGLAYILSEAGYDVWLANVRGNTYSRAHVSLNVDTFAFWNFTFHEVSQHDLPAVIDYIMDTKGWDTKINYVGHSMGTTVLFALLSTKTHYNKVLRAGFALAPVAYMTDIKSPIRLLAKYSNNLEYLLKLLGANEFLPQNAVLRWLSKHACEINHYEEAICENSMFVLCGHDERQFNRSLLPIILGHVPAGASTKTLVHYAQEIQNVGRFQQFDYGTEGNLIKYGTLAPPEYPVHKITLPIALFSSENDWLASDVDVTNLYVQLINPIEHYIVPLKEFNHIDFLYAIDAPKLVFSKLLQLLEEGVTKPFRDINTNSHDIH, encoded by the coding sequence ATGAAGCTGTTACTAATTgtgtttacattaattatttacgtaCAATGCAGCGAGAGTCGGCACACTGGCTGGTTCCCGCAGAATCTTGTCGACGTATTCACAAATAGAACATCTCAGTTAACGAACTACGTTCGATCAAAGGGACGCAGTCTTAAACAGTTTTACGTTGAAAatgttcgaaataaaataacgtcATATCTTGGTATTAATAATCAAACATCCGTTGAAGATCACATTGATAACCAAGCGAGGATTAAGAGGAAATTTAAAGATTACGTCGAAGATGCCCAAGCCAATGACGAGAAGATTTTCGATGCAATTGCTCCTGAAAAATTGGAATATACGTGTAATGATAATGACCCGAGCATTCATATGACGACTCCACAGCTGATCGCACTACACGGTTACACATCAGAGTCACATACAATCGTCACAGAAGATGGATACATCCTCACAGTTCACAGAATACCTCATTCCCGAAACGCTAAACGTGAGGAGAATCCCCGTAAAACGGTTCTGCTTCATCACGGCCTCCTTGGAAGTTCAGCGGACTGGATCATCGCAGGACCAGAGAAGGGTCTAGCGTATATATTATCTGAAGCCGGTTACGATGTGTGGTTAGCGAATGTTCGAGGGAATACGTACTCCAGGGCGCATGTGTCCCTTAACGTCGATACCTTCGCTTTTTGGAATTTCACATTTCACGAAGTCAGCCAACACGATTTGCCAGCCGTTATCGACTACATCATGGATACAAAGGGGTGGGATACGAAAATAAACTATGTCGGACATTCGATGGGGACGACTGTTCTATTCGCTTTGCTTTCCACGAAGACACATTACAATAAGGTACTACGAGCGGGGTTCGCGTTAGCCCCTGTTGCTTACATGACTGACATTAAGAGTCCTATTCGCCTGCTCGCGAAATACAGCAACAATTTGGAATATCTGCTGAAACTTCTCGGTGCTAACGAATTTTTACCCCAAAACGCCGTTCTTCGATGGTTATCGAAACACGCTTGTGAAATAAATCACTACGAGGAAGCGATTTGTGAGAATTCGATGTTCGTGTTGTGCGGACACGACGAACGTCAGTTTAATAGGAGTTTGTTGCCGATAATACTGGGACACGTCCCAGCCGGTGCTTCGACGAAGACCTTAGTTCACTACGCGCAAGAAATTCAAAACGTGGGCCGATTTCAGCAATTCGACTATGGCACTGAgggaaatttaataaagtatggAACGCTTGCGCCTCCCGAATATcctgtacataaaataacactACCGATCGCTTTATTTAGCTCTGAAAACGATTGGCTAGCGAGTGACGTTGATGTTACGAATTTATACGTACAACTCATAAATCCAATAGAACATTACATAGTGCCTTTGAAAGAGTTTAATCATATAGATTTTCTTTATGCGATCGATGCACCCAAATTAGTGTTTTCTAAATTACTTCAATTACTAGAGGAGGGAGTCACTAAGCCGTTTCGTGATATAAACACCAATTCACACGATATTCATtag